One genomic region from Candidatus Thermoplasmatota archaeon encodes:
- a CDS encoding rubrerythrin family protein: MHKMTERNLNEAYAGESMAYMKYNIWADKADQEGKPQVARLFRAISQAEKVHATNHWRALSMIQSTKDNLQHAMDGENYEVDEMYPAFKVVAEKQDEKGAIRSTHWALETEKVHAQMYAKAKGAVESGKDASFGEIWVCPVCGYTGEGEAPDLCPICDAKKSTFKK, from the coding sequence ATGCACAAGATGACTGAGAGGAATCTGAACGAGGCTTATGCCGGAGAGAGCATGGCATACATGAAGTACAACATCTGGGCGGACAAGGCCGACCAGGAGGGCAAGCCACAGGTCGCGAGGCTGTTCAGGGCCATATCACAGGCCGAGAAGGTCCACGCGACGAACCACTGGCGAGCGCTCAGCATGATCCAGAGCACCAAGGACAATCTGCAGCACGCCATGGACGGCGAGAACTACGAGGTCGATGAGATGTACCCGGCCTTCAAAGTGGTCGCCGAGAAGCAGGACGAGAAGGGTGCGATCAGGAGCACGCACTGGGCGCTCGAGACGGAAAAGGTCCACGCGCAGATGTACGCGAAGGCGAAGGGCGCAGTGGAGTCAGGCAAGGACGCGTCGTTCGGCGAGATATGGGTCTGTCCAGTGTGCGGATACACGGGCGAGGGGGAAGCGCCGGACCTCTGCCCGATCTGCGACGCGAAGAAATCCACTTTCAAGAAGT
- a CDS encoding metal-dependent hydrolase — translation MDPLIHLVLPLLFLLALRIDTKKVLLFAPLTILPDFDAAFQLHRAVFHSFIPVLVIPVGLILYSRFKRPEWMLSALLVQFYLASHIVLDMGGVAFAWPFTTEMLYFDPELTFNTQGGINFVFHLKYGLKPYVEMGMTDFLSKSGFALLFLGLLVIAVFRKETKRAMMHFFEIMRGFCAQLRM, via the coding sequence ATGGATCCCTTGATTCACCTGGTGCTTCCGCTGCTCTTCCTGCTCGCGCTCAGGATCGATACGAAGAAGGTCCTCCTGTTCGCCCCTCTGACGATCCTTCCCGACTTCGATGCTGCGTTCCAGCTCCACAGGGCGGTGTTCCACAGTTTCATACCTGTGCTCGTGATCCCCGTTGGGCTGATCCTGTACTCGAGGTTCAAGCGGCCAGAGTGGATGCTGAGCGCCCTGCTGGTCCAGTTCTACCTGGCATCCCACATCGTCCTGGATATGGGCGGGGTAGCCTTTGCGTGGCCGTTCACGACTGAGATGCTGTACTTCGACCCCGAGCTCACGTTCAACACGCAAGGAGGAATCAACTTCGTGTTCCACTTGAAGTACGGACTGAAGCCGTATGTCGAGATGGGCATGACGGATTTCCTGTCTAAGAGCGGGTTCGCCCTGCTGTTCCTTGGGCTGCTTGTTATAGCCGTCTTCAGGAAGGAAACGAAGCGCGCAATGATGCACTTTTTTGAGATAATGAGAGGCTTCTGTGCTCAATTGAGGATGTAG
- a CDS encoding DNRLRE domain-containing protein, whose protein sequence is MTRSVLWNFTSAGDYALYDSSVSGGLGRLVAVNETTGENSTAQYLLGTGTNLELQAVPDSMMIDNASLPVQTITLQPGPEGIDNYLDEWFPYWTPPEGGDLVLNSQYDPNPASSKRCSIVMQFNLSDVSADAVVKKATLHLYEKPSRAQVVDYTIHAITSSWAEDGVSWRTRTSLSSWGSVGGDFSAEPFSWGTIDGASGWHTFDLTRLVDHWLRNTTPSTTPNIGFIIVPKPALGDAQKTFVDCEITNRPEQRPKLDINYTLGEAVGAYESIALGPGTNSTFTIATWNNGTSSKASDEFSRSSLSSKWEWTLDPTLSGGSVNFDRAGWLNVTGSQSTYRPNATTGCNFLHQNITGNFTAETTLQANFSSDSMGAGLMMMNDAITWLSIYMTGVQGSERIVAEVSKGGTNTSLGSTSWSDTTAILRIERNGTTYQLLASTDGATWVTVGNYAPQYDFGLSVSLGPLVFSGGSTSQPVVEFDYVRILPAGQTTILEVSTRTGNSTLLTDPSWPVWSAPLGPNTGAFIGSAGRYIQYRVTLRTTCDWLSPTFSYFECHYERFATNGTITTSGVAPPSFQIWESMMVTQTLSAGDIEYLYSTDHGGSWTSLGSGNSFALSIPVQTLMIRAELSTRDTSVTPSIDTIEVVYRISHAGFYVNAPATVVAGQLFSVYIEPKDTSNNTATWTGPVTLHAVDSSGAGGASSELAVTQASVPMGGQLTVATERYDVAETIRVLVSGGDASGISQSITVVPGPANLIMMEPNVTTLVENSSKVFTATVFDALGNNITGTSFTWHADAGLGSLNATTGSTVNLTTVETESSGYLSVSAAGLTASMFIFVSPLKQSPQIDPDIPVQIKPEDFGSWTIDLSPYISDNEDNLTQLRWYTLNETVVKVTGENRTGDLFMTFTTVQDMFGINLLELWVVDSDRMSSKATIRVEITPVNDPPKIDPIDPIVVRYDDPYQYNLAYYVRDVDASPEELTLWVDTQSAEFVHVTSLWLTFLYPERLNGTQQTVFLSVSDGEYVASTVIRVYVSDDQVPRTFGPLPDQVMYQGDVKRGAFDLDDYFSDPDGSNLYYTNGNTHVGVTIQLNHTVDFYAPNNWAGQEYIVFTAKDDKGARVESALNMKVLAVNQPPTISNVPDLVVRYGLRYDFDLSPYIGDLDDDIEALIVTAGDPHAWTIGTLLSMLYPSAMTGLKVPVNITVSDGLLSDWWTINVTISSDYPPELVMAAPDHSFLEDNPIDYPVLGHLDDFFMDVDGDSLTYGAFVSVKNITATVVATDGNWSIHFSQEENWNGLANLTFRATDGQGALAETTVVLKVLSVPDQPVLSLPDSFTAIQGSRSLLELSKNVTDPDSVLADFRWVLDSEYPEFMSIHGGIIVLDFPEDFLMDGERSRTITVTVSVTDQDNLISTDNMTIIVTRRVVATNQNPMLWLGLLGSAGTAAVVSAYAITRRRKPFVVQDMMLIHDDGFLIGRHASPHAGEVDEDILSGMLTAVLNFVEDSMSTTMNELKTFGFKEYQVLVSRGQKTFVAVVYEGDVPDSIEKPLTEFIETVERVYKKKLVNWSGDIETDFAGVEVLIQAFVKEHSKKGKAKTSGIWKAT, encoded by the coding sequence ATGACCAGAAGCGTCCTCTGGAATTTCACCAGCGCTGGGGACTACGCGCTCTACGACTCGTCCGTCTCGGGCGGACTGGGCCGGCTCGTGGCTGTTAACGAGACCACTGGTGAGAACTCGACGGCCCAGTACCTTCTTGGCACTGGGACGAACCTCGAGCTTCAGGCCGTTCCGGATTCGATGATGATAGACAACGCCTCGTTGCCAGTGCAGACGATCACGCTTCAGCCAGGTCCTGAGGGAATCGATAATTACCTCGATGAGTGGTTCCCATACTGGACGCCTCCGGAAGGAGGAGATCTGGTACTCAACTCCCAATATGATCCCAACCCCGCCTCCAGCAAGCGGTGCAGTATCGTCATGCAGTTCAACCTGTCAGACGTCTCAGCTGATGCAGTCGTGAAGAAGGCCACGCTACACCTGTATGAGAAGCCGAGTAGAGCGCAAGTCGTAGACTACACAATCCACGCGATTACCTCGAGCTGGGCCGAGGACGGAGTCTCTTGGAGAACCCGGACCTCGCTCTCCAGCTGGGGTAGTGTTGGCGGAGACTTCTCCGCCGAGCCGTTCTCGTGGGGAACAATAGACGGCGCGTCCGGATGGCACACGTTTGACCTGACGAGGCTCGTGGACCATTGGCTTAGGAATACAACCCCGAGTACTACCCCGAACATAGGATTCATCATAGTCCCAAAGCCAGCGCTAGGAGATGCCCAGAAGACCTTCGTCGACTGCGAGATCACGAACAGGCCTGAGCAGAGGCCGAAGCTCGATATCAACTACACGCTCGGCGAGGCGGTGGGAGCGTACGAATCGATCGCGCTTGGACCAGGGACCAACTCGACCTTCACAATCGCAACCTGGAACAACGGGACTTCCTCGAAGGCGTCGGACGAATTCTCCAGGAGTAGCCTCTCTTCGAAGTGGGAGTGGACGCTCGATCCTACGCTCTCGGGCGGTTCGGTCAACTTCGACCGCGCTGGATGGTTGAATGTTACTGGGTCCCAGTCTACATATCGCCCCAACGCGACGACGGGATGCAACTTCCTGCACCAGAACATCACAGGGAACTTCACGGCTGAGACCACACTCCAGGCCAACTTCTCGTCCGACAGCATGGGCGCTGGCCTAATGATGATGAATGATGCCATCACCTGGCTCTCGATATACATGACAGGCGTCCAAGGGAGTGAGCGGATTGTCGCCGAGGTATCGAAGGGAGGAACGAACACCTCCCTCGGCTCGACATCCTGGTCGGACACGACGGCGATCCTGCGGATAGAGAGGAACGGGACGACCTATCAGCTCTTGGCAAGCACGGATGGTGCGACCTGGGTCACTGTTGGTAACTACGCTCCTCAGTACGACTTCGGGCTCAGCGTTTCACTTGGACCTTTAGTGTTCTCGGGTGGTTCCACATCACAGCCGGTCGTCGAGTTCGACTACGTGAGAATCCTACCGGCGGGACAGACGACGATCCTCGAGGTCAGCACCCGGACGGGCAACTCGACCTTGCTGACGGATCCTTCGTGGCCCGTGTGGAGCGCTCCGCTCGGTCCCAACACCGGAGCGTTCATCGGTAGTGCAGGCAGATACATCCAATACCGGGTTACACTGAGAACTACCTGTGATTGGCTGTCTCCTACGTTCTCATACTTCGAGTGTCATTACGAGAGGTTCGCAACCAACGGGACCATAACCACCAGTGGGGTGGCACCGCCTTCGTTCCAGATATGGGAGTCGATGATGGTCACACAGACCCTCTCGGCTGGCGACATTGAGTACCTCTACTCGACAGACCATGGCGGCAGCTGGACTAGTCTCGGTTCCGGGAACTCGTTCGCTCTTTCCATACCAGTACAGACCCTCATGATAAGGGCCGAGCTGAGCACGAGAGACACTTCGGTCACCCCATCCATCGACACAATAGAGGTGGTGTACAGGATATCGCACGCGGGGTTCTACGTGAACGCGCCAGCGACGGTCGTGGCAGGCCAGCTCTTCTCAGTGTACATCGAGCCGAAGGATACGAGCAACAACACTGCGACATGGACGGGTCCAGTGACTCTTCACGCGGTCGATTCCTCAGGAGCCGGAGGCGCATCATCGGAACTGGCAGTCACGCAAGCATCGGTCCCGATGGGTGGTCAGCTGACGGTTGCCACCGAGAGATATGACGTCGCGGAGACCATCAGGGTGCTCGTTTCTGGAGGCGACGCATCTGGGATCAGCCAAAGCATCACCGTCGTCCCCGGACCTGCCAATTTGATCATGATGGAGCCCAACGTCACAACACTGGTCGAGAACTCCAGCAAAGTGTTCACAGCGACGGTCTTTGACGCGCTCGGGAACAACATAACGGGCACCTCTTTCACATGGCATGCAGACGCAGGGCTCGGATCGCTCAATGCGACGACCGGAAGCACGGTGAACCTGACAACCGTGGAGACCGAGTCCTCAGGATACCTCTCTGTAAGTGCAGCGGGTTTGACAGCGTCGATGTTCATCTTCGTCTCACCTTTGAAGCAATCTCCACAAATCGATCCCGACATTCCCGTCCAGATCAAACCAGAGGATTTCGGTTCGTGGACCATTGACCTCAGCCCTTACATCTCGGACAATGAGGATAACCTCACGCAGCTCAGGTGGTACACACTCAACGAGACCGTCGTGAAAGTGACGGGTGAGAACCGTACGGGAGACCTGTTCATGACGTTCACGACAGTCCAGGACATGTTCGGAATCAACCTGCTCGAGCTTTGGGTGGTCGACTCGGACCGGATGAGTTCCAAGGCGACGATCAGGGTTGAAATCACCCCGGTCAACGACCCTCCGAAGATTGATCCGATCGATCCAATCGTTGTGCGATACGATGATCCATATCAGTACAATCTCGCGTATTATGTGAGGGATGTCGATGCATCCCCTGAAGAACTCACTCTATGGGTGGACACTCAAAGCGCGGAATTCGTCCATGTCACAAGCCTGTGGCTGACATTCCTATATCCCGAGCGGCTCAACGGCACGCAGCAGACTGTCTTCCTGTCGGTGTCGGATGGAGAGTACGTTGCCTCGACTGTCATCCGGGTGTATGTTTCCGACGACCAGGTGCCAAGGACTTTTGGACCACTCCCGGACCAAGTCATGTATCAAGGCGATGTCAAACGAGGAGCATTCGACCTGGACGACTACTTCAGCGATCCTGACGGTTCCAACCTCTACTACACGAATGGTAACACGCATGTCGGGGTGACAATCCAGCTCAACCACACGGTTGATTTCTACGCCCCTAACAACTGGGCCGGGCAGGAATACATCGTATTCACGGCAAAAGACGACAAAGGAGCGAGGGTCGAAAGCGCTCTAAACATGAAGGTCCTTGCAGTGAACCAGCCCCCGACCATATCGAATGTTCCAGACCTCGTCGTCAGATATGGACTGCGGTACGACTTCGACCTCAGCCCCTACATCGGGGACCTGGACGATGATATCGAGGCGCTCATCGTGACGGCCGGAGACCCGCACGCATGGACCATTGGCACGTTGCTCTCGATGTTGTATCCTAGTGCCATGACTGGCTTGAAGGTGCCCGTGAACATCACGGTTAGTGACGGCCTCCTTTCTGACTGGTGGACGATAAACGTGACTATATCCAGCGATTACCCCCCAGAGCTGGTAATGGCTGCGCCTGACCACTCGTTCCTTGAGGACAATCCCATAGACTATCCAGTACTTGGACACCTTGACGATTTCTTCATGGATGTGGATGGCGATTCGCTGACATACGGCGCGTTTGTTTCTGTAAAGAACATCACAGCCACGGTCGTGGCCACTGACGGAAACTGGTCAATTCACTTCAGCCAAGAGGAGAACTGGAACGGCTTGGCAAATCTGACATTCAGGGCAACAGACGGACAGGGCGCGCTCGCGGAGACCACCGTGGTCCTCAAGGTTTTGAGCGTGCCAGACCAGCCTGTGCTCAGCTTGCCCGACTCCTTCACGGCGATTCAAGGTTCTCGTTCACTGCTTGAGTTGAGTAAGAACGTCACGGATCCGGACTCAGTCCTGGCAGACTTCAGGTGGGTGCTGGATTCTGAATATCCTGAGTTCATGAGCATCCATGGAGGAATCATTGTTCTCGATTTCCCCGAGGATTTCCTGATGGATGGGGAGAGATCCAGGACGATCACTGTGACTGTCTCGGTGACCGACCAAGACAATCTCATAAGCACAGACAACATGACAATCATAGTAACGAGGCGTGTCGTCGCCACAAACCAGAACCCCATGCTCTGGTTGGGTCTTCTTGGCTCCGCGGGAACCGCGGCCGTCGTATCAGCCTATGCGATTACCCGGCGCAGGAAGCCTTTCGTGGTCCAGGACATGATGCTGATACATGACGACGGGTTCCTGATCGGAAGGCACGCGAGCCCGCACGCTGGCGAGGTGGACGAGGACATACTGAGCGGGATGCTCACGGCCGTCCTGAACTTCGTGGAGGATTCGATGTCCACCACGATGAACGAACTCAAGACCTTCGGGTTCAAGGAGTACCAGGTGCTCGTCAGCAGGGGCCAGAAGACCTTCGTGGCAGTGGTCTACGAGGGGGACGTCCCAGACAGCATCGAGAAGCCCCTCACCGAGTTCATCGAGACCGTCGAGCGCGTCTACAAGAAGAAGCTCGTCAACTGGTCTGGAGACATAGAGACGGACTTCGCCGGGGTCGAAGTGCTCATCCAGGCGTTCGTGAAGGAGCACTCGAAAAAGGGAAAGGCGAAGACGAGCGGCATCTGGAAGGCCACGTAA
- a CDS encoding DNRLRE domain-containing protein, which translates to MSGDSPNASVRASIGSRRSRVLLASAVCALFLLSPFLSIVPGVSSEPTKIKNADGSRSLVWDFNDPANYTTTNAVVGEGFGALQYGNETLVENSAAGYSQGVTQQGLDIASIPGSIILNDSSKQVYNLTLQPGPEGEDNYMDEDHKNTNYGDSNTLFLDSENGKELRALLRFDLTPVPAGAVVHDAVLWLYLKSGGRAETFAYNVYSVTKPWVEMESNWNFYSTGNTWVTPGGDYDPLSFYRRTLENIVGWHPMDMSRLVDLWTRGLVTNNGIIIVPDSVAGNAFKPFVSSDDSNAAQRPKLIINYTMPVSGGLYESSALGPGTNELFTLMSWTNSTLSRASDEFNGSTLNTKWSWLNDPSAGSGAWDIGQTAPGWLHMTGEGLHDLKDLGANFLYQNITGSFNASTRITTNFSAAAMGAGILLADDNRSWIALSLSGTGSNAKIVGEVSEGGARSNLGTVAWSNQVSAYLGMECNGGSIKMFYSADGVSWTLAFSYTPRVPFMNRLMLGAVIFSGTASVSPVAEWDYFRIDPIGNPTSLEMKARVGNSTTPGDASWETWGGTLSPNTGVVIGKTARYLQYRLVLTSWQDWVTPAFLGMTVNYERYAPFGTIFTQDQTIFNLREWITITTDENEMGGSVQYAYSTDHGAYWSPLGGGGSYDISFLSNKSIMIRIDISTPDTRITPLINLVNISYSVTPSSFYIEPAVTVVIAGQPFQFRIYARDETNSTIINWAGSIQLHALDATGTMDASSELSDTTAHISVNGFVTKLGETYDVVETIRIMASAEGASGISPPITIIPASVSYIIIQPTITQLMEFESQNYTATVYDGLGNEITDAPVGWAADPAIGTLNATSGPAVQLLTGAGGQEGYLTASVGSITSDLFINVLSPIFAPVFSGPIPDQVKPEDYGSWTLNITSYVSDTEDSHSELRWYVTNERVITVAGENKTGDLVIEFSTKKDMNGVNILNLVVVDSDGLTATTTIKVDIQAVNDPPLIDHISPLVVTWGVDYTYDFKYYIHDADNTYEQLSLRTDVASDPYTTVTWLKITFTYPQSLNGTDQYVVVTVSDGELESSTVVRITVSNDMTPVSTRLPDLIMNQGEYKLGYFNLSNYFSDPDDTVLYYASGASKVKVNINLDHTVDFTAPIDWSGTEYIVFIAQDPEGARSEEAMSVTILHVNQPPSIGDVPNLRVQYDHRYDFDLTPYIYDPDIATETLSISTDDTHIAVIGMTISLLYPQSMNGSVIDVIITVSDGELTASRSIQITIGDDPPPIARDPPDHSFQEDALPPETRYPAGSVLEDYFNDVEDSDPLTFFAFTSSPNVTAEIVYVGAGSSTVQFVTDENYNGICSVTVRATDLEGSIVEETITLEVIPVNDAPSLSPPANQNMTEGAQVAMDLALFVEDPDVEDTEFEFLAHCDYDQYIEVHGSVLVLNFPKGFVPDGVDSKTVNVEIRVRDKGGLMDTKIMTVTVLKAPAIAAKDNPWLYLGLLMTGGAALGLLAVAVNRRKKPFIVQDMMLIHDDGFLIGRHANPHAGEIDQDILSGMLTAVLNFVEDSMSATTNELKTFGFKEYQVLVSRGQKTFVALVYEGDIPDGIEKPLGEFIGTVERIYKKKLANWTGDIETDFAGVEVLIQAFVKDHSKKGKAKMSGIWRTMQTKAKGTVKP; encoded by the coding sequence ATGTCCGGAGATTCACCGAATGCGTCAGTACGAGCTAGCATCGGAAGCAGACGATCAAGAGTCCTGCTTGCATCCGCTGTTTGCGCGCTCTTCCTTCTGTCACCTTTCCTGTCCATAGTCCCAGGTGTCTCCTCTGAGCCGACGAAGATCAAGAACGCGGACGGCTCGAGGAGCCTCGTGTGGGATTTCAATGACCCCGCGAATTACACGACAACCAATGCGGTCGTTGGGGAGGGGTTCGGGGCGTTGCAGTATGGGAACGAGACACTCGTTGAGAACTCCGCCGCTGGTTACAGCCAAGGAGTGACGCAACAGGGCCTCGACATAGCATCCATTCCTGGGTCGATCATCCTCAACGATTCATCGAAGCAGGTCTACAATCTAACGCTCCAGCCCGGACCTGAGGGCGAGGACAACTACATGGACGAGGACCACAAGAACACGAACTACGGGGATTCGAATACGCTGTTCCTAGACAGCGAAAACGGGAAGGAGTTGAGGGCCTTGCTACGTTTCGATCTTACACCGGTGCCCGCAGGAGCGGTCGTGCACGACGCCGTGCTCTGGCTTTACCTCAAGAGCGGCGGAAGGGCAGAGACATTCGCTTACAACGTGTATTCGGTCACGAAGCCTTGGGTGGAGATGGAATCCAACTGGAACTTCTACTCGACCGGCAACACGTGGGTGACCCCCGGTGGTGACTACGACCCGCTCTCCTTCTATCGTCGCACGCTCGAGAACATCGTCGGCTGGCACCCGATGGATATGTCGAGGCTGGTCGACCTCTGGACTCGGGGCCTTGTGACGAACAACGGCATCATCATCGTTCCTGATTCCGTGGCTGGAAACGCATTCAAGCCCTTTGTGTCATCTGATGATAGCAATGCGGCGCAGCGGCCGAAGCTGATCATCAACTACACAATGCCCGTATCGGGCGGGCTGTACGAGTCGAGCGCCCTCGGTCCAGGGACTAACGAACTATTCACTTTGATGAGCTGGACGAACTCAACCCTCTCTAGGGCGTCGGATGAGTTCAATGGCTCGACGCTCAACACGAAATGGAGCTGGCTCAACGACCCGTCAGCCGGGTCCGGCGCCTGGGACATCGGCCAGACTGCGCCTGGCTGGCTGCACATGACAGGCGAAGGGCTTCACGACCTCAAGGACCTGGGAGCGAACTTCCTCTATCAGAATATCACAGGCTCTTTCAACGCATCAACAAGGATCACTACGAATTTCTCTGCCGCCGCGATGGGCGCGGGAATCCTACTAGCTGATGACAACCGGAGCTGGATAGCGCTCTCTCTCTCGGGCACCGGGAGCAACGCCAAGATCGTAGGCGAGGTGAGTGAGGGCGGAGCCCGCAGCAACCTAGGGACTGTCGCGTGGTCCAACCAGGTCTCCGCGTATCTGGGCATGGAGTGCAATGGCGGTTCAATCAAGATGTTCTACAGCGCGGACGGGGTCTCATGGACACTTGCATTCAGTTACACTCCGCGAGTGCCATTTATGAACAGGCTGATGCTTGGGGCCGTGATCTTCTCAGGCACTGCATCGGTAAGCCCTGTTGCGGAATGGGATTACTTCAGGATCGACCCAATCGGGAACCCCACATCTCTCGAGATGAAGGCAAGAGTCGGCAACTCGACCACGCCCGGAGACGCCTCATGGGAGACCTGGGGGGGCACACTGTCACCGAACACAGGAGTCGTAATCGGCAAGACCGCAAGGTACCTCCAGTACAGGCTGGTGCTCACCAGCTGGCAGGATTGGGTCACGCCGGCTTTCTTAGGGATGACGGTCAACTATGAAAGGTACGCCCCCTTCGGGACCATATTCACGCAGGACCAGACGATATTCAATCTCAGGGAATGGATCACTATCACCACTGACGAGAATGAGATGGGGGGCTCCGTCCAGTACGCCTACTCGACCGATCACGGCGCTTATTGGTCACCTCTGGGCGGCGGGGGATCGTATGATATCTCGTTCCTCTCGAACAAGTCGATAATGATCCGAATCGACATCTCCACGCCGGACACGCGGATCACGCCGCTCATCAACCTCGTGAACATATCGTACTCCGTCACGCCGAGCTCGTTCTACATAGAGCCTGCGGTCACGGTCGTGATTGCGGGGCAGCCGTTCCAGTTCAGAATCTACGCTAGGGACGAGACCAACTCCACGATAATCAACTGGGCGGGCTCCATCCAGCTCCACGCATTGGACGCGACCGGAACAATGGATGCGAGCTCTGAGCTATCGGACACCACCGCACACATCAGCGTGAACGGGTTTGTGACCAAGCTTGGGGAGACATACGATGTCGTCGAAACCATCAGGATAATGGCCAGCGCGGAGGGTGCGTCCGGGATCAGCCCGCCGATAACAATCATTCCTGCATCCGTTTCTTACATAATCATCCAGCCAACGATCACCCAGCTGATGGAATTCGAGTCCCAGAACTACACGGCAACGGTATACGATGGATTGGGGAACGAAATCACGGACGCCCCCGTCGGCTGGGCAGCAGACCCGGCGATAGGCACTCTGAATGCCACCAGCGGACCAGCCGTGCAGCTGCTCACTGGCGCCGGCGGACAGGAGGGGTATCTGACGGCATCCGTAGGGAGCATTACCAGCGATCTCTTCATCAATGTCCTCTCGCCAATCTTCGCACCCGTGTTCTCAGGTCCCATCCCTGACCAGGTGAAGCCGGAGGACTACGGTTCGTGGACGCTCAATATCACATCCTACGTATCGGACACTGAAGACAGTCACTCCGAGCTGAGATGGTATGTGACGAACGAGAGGGTAATCACGGTCGCGGGCGAGAACAAAACCGGCGATTTGGTAATCGAGTTCAGCACCAAGAAAGACATGAACGGAGTGAACATCCTCAATCTAGTTGTCGTGGACTCGGACGGGCTGACGGCAACGACCACAATCAAAGTGGACATCCAGGCGGTCAACGACCCGCCGCTGATAGACCACATCTCGCCCCTCGTGGTTACCTGGGGAGTCGACTACACCTACGATTTCAAGTACTACATCCACGACGCTGACAACACCTACGAGCAACTCTCCCTGAGAACGGACGTCGCGAGTGATCCCTACACGACGGTCACATGGCTCAAGATCACCTTCACCTATCCACAGAGTCTCAACGGCACAGACCAGTACGTGGTCGTCACGGTGAGCGACGGCGAGCTCGAGAGCTCAACGGTCGTAAGGATAACCGTCTCGAACGACATGACCCCCGTATCGACCCGGTTGCCCGACCTTATCATGAACCAAGGCGAGTACAAGCTAGGTTACTTCAACCTGAGCAACTACTTCTCGGATCCGGACGATACTGTCCTCTACTACGCCTCAGGAGCCTCCAAAGTCAAGGTCAACATCAACCTAGACCACACCGTGGACTTCACAGCGCCCATCGACTGGTCCGGCACTGAGTACATCGTATTCATAGCTCAAGACCCCGAAGGGGCAAGGTCCGAGGAGGCGATGTCCGTGACCATCCTGCATGTGAACCAGCCGCCGTCAATAGGCGACGTTCCCAACCTCAGGGTCCAGTACGACCACAGGTACGATTTCGACCTCACACCCTACATCTATGACCCAGACATTGCGACCGAAACGTTGTCGATAAGTACGGACGACACACACATCGCAGTCATAGGGATGACGATATCACTGCTGTATCCTCAATCGATGAACGGGTCGGTCATAGACGTGATAATCACGGTCAGCGACGGCGAGCTGACTGCGTCGCGGTCAATCCAGATCACCATCGGAGACGACCCCCCACCGATCGCGAGAGATCCGCCTGACCATTCGTTCCAGGAAGACGCGCTACCACCGGAGACGCGGTATCCTGCGGGGTCGGTCCTCGAGGACTACTTCAACGACGTGGAGGACTCCGACCCGCTGACATTCTTCGCATTCACATCTTCGCCCAACGTCACCGCCGAAATCGTATATGTCGGTGCGGGAAGCAGCACCGTCCAGTTCGTGACCGACGAGAACTACAACGGCATCTGCTCCGTGACCGTACGTGCGACTGACCTCGAGGGCTCGATCGTCGAGGAGACCATCACACTTGAGGTCATCCCCGTGAACGACGCACCATCCCTGAGCCCGCCCGCCAACCAGAACATGACAGAGGGAGCCCAGGTCGCGATGGACTTGGCGCTGTTCGTAGAAGATCCGGACGTCGAGGACACAGAATTCGAGTTCCTGGCACACTGCGACTACGACCAGTACATCGAAGTCCACGGGAGTGTGCTCGTGTTGAACTTCCCCAAGGGGTTCGTACCCGATGGCGTTGACTCCAAGACTGTCAATGTCGAGATCAGGGTGCGAGACAAAGGGGGGCTCATGGATACAAAGATCATGACTGTCACTGTCTTGAAGGCCCCTGCGATCGCGGCGAAGGACAATCCATGGCTCTATCTAGGATTGCTCATGACCGGAGGCGCCGCCCTCGGCCTGCTCGCAGTGGCTGTGAACCGCAGGAAGAAGCCGTTCATCGTCCAGGACATGATGCTGATACACGATGACGGGTTCCTGATCGGAAGGCATGCGAACCCACACGCCGGCGAGATAGACCAGGACATACTGAGCGGAATGCTCACGGCTGTCCTGAACTTCGTGGAGGATTCGATGTCCGCCACGACGAACGAGCTCAAGACCTTCGGATTCAAGGAGTACCAGGTGCTCGTCAGCCGAGGCCAGAAGACCTTCGTGGCATTGGTCTACGAGGGAGACATCCCAGACGGAATCGAGAAGCCGCTGGGCGAGTTCATAGGGACGGTCGAGCGCATCTACAAGAAGAAGCTGGCCAATTGGACCGGGGACATAGAGACGGACTTCGCAGGGGTCGAAGTGCTCATCCAGGCGTTCGTGAAGGATCACTCGAAGAAGGGGAAGGCGAAGATGAGCGGCATCTGGAGAACCATGCAGACAAAAGCCAAGGGAACGGTCAAGCCATAG